One genomic window of Arachis hypogaea cultivar Tifrunner chromosome 8, arahy.Tifrunner.gnm2.J5K5, whole genome shotgun sequence includes the following:
- the LOC112706870 gene encoding histone deacetylase HDT1 isoform X1 yields the protein MEFWGAEVKVGEIVKVDNKESDVCIHLSQVALGESKKDKSSEPVVVYLKVGEQKFVVGTLNKEKFPQIALDLVVEKEFELSHTSKNASVHFCGYKTPVADDEEDDFSDDSSDEDHPLPVAQNGKTEVKVEEVKVSQSKKPDAQAGASKQVKVVEPKKTEDSDDESDEDDEIDSSDEEMEDGESDEEGESDEDDDEEDTPPKKVDQGKKRQNESATKTPISNKKAKNATPEKTDAKKGGHTATPHPAKKGGKTPNSDGKDTPKSGGQFLCKSCNKNFNSETGLQQHSKAKHGQ from the exons ATGGAGTTTTGGG gtGCTGAGGTTAAGGTTGGTGAGATTGTTAAAGTAGACAACAAGGAATCTGATGTCTGCATACACCTTTCTCAG GTTGCTCTTGGTGAGTCCAAGAAGGACAAATCCAGTGAGCCTGTGGTTGTTTATTTGAAAGTTGGAGAACAGAAATTTGTTGTGGGAACCCTTAACAAGGAGAAGTTTCCTCAAATTGCTCTTGATTTGGTTGTTGAGAAGGAGTTTGAGCTTTCCCACACTTCCAAGAACGCCAGTGTCCACTTTTGTGGATACAAGACACCTGTCGCTGATGA TGAGGAGGATGATTTTTCAG ACGATAGTAGTGATGAGGATCATCCATTGCCAGTTGCACAAAATG GAAAAACTGAAGTAAAAGTTGAGGAAGTAAAGGTTTCTCAATCTAAAAAACCTGATGCTCAGGCTGGTGCATCAAAACAAGTAAAGGTAGTTGAACCAAAGAAAACAGAGGATTCAGACGATGAATCTGATGAGGATGATGAAATTGACAGTTCAGATGAAGAG ATGGAGGATGGCGAGAGTGATGAGGAGGGTGAaagtgatgaagatgatgatgaggaagatacCCCACCCAAGAAG gtGGACCAAGGAAAGAAGAGGCAAAATGAATCCGCGACAAAAACTCCTATTTCTAACAAGAAAGCAAAAAATGCTACCCCTGAAAAGACCG ATGCTAAGAAAGGTGGCCATACAGCAACTCCTCACCCAGCAAAGAAGGGTGGAAAGACTCCAAACAGTGATGGCAAGGACACTCCCAAGTCTGGTGGACAATTCCTCTGCAAAAGTTGCAACAA GAATTTCAATTCTGAAACTGGTCTCCAACAACATAGCAAGGCTAAGCATGGTCAGTGA
- the LOC140174698 gene encoding uncharacterized protein: MRVVAGLCMLLIILRTIAGKTFMDDHTCARETKNRLANRKWLACKLVKKLRKYLNLRHSEATQYFKTKCDLDLNKSSLTRALGDARSVVYGDAAAQYGMVRDYVLTLLKSNPGSTVTVGVIPQPNHDDDPIFEKMYVCLEGCKKGFLAGCRSLIGLDGAFLKTRHGGQILFAIDQDANNHIYVIAYAIVPVENTETWRCYYLLGVLQHVVYKLGCCLYMLNYFWVDNMLHNVLFGLINAVKEVFPDVHHRFCVWHLWKNFNKQWKDLHLGGLLWDCARCTSQDGFLEIIKKIERVNKEAWEYLNMWPRDSWRWAFFSNAPKIDNICNNACEVFNSRIKDARTKPVITLLE; this comes from the exons ATGAGAGTTGTGGCTGGCTTGTGTATGCTTCTAATAATACTGAGAACAATTGCTGGCAAGACGTTCATGGATGACCACACCTGTGCAAGAGAGACCAAAAATAGACTAGCTAATAGGAAGTGGCTAGCCTGTAAATTAGTGAAGAAGCTAAGAAAATATCTGAATCTGAGACACTCCGAGGCTACACAATATTTTAAGACTAAATGTGATTTGGATCTAAACAAGTCTTCACTGACCAGGGCCTTAGGAGATGCTAGATCTGTTGTGTACGGTGATGCAGCTGCCCAATATGGCATGGTGAGGGATTATGTGCTGACACTGCTGAAGAGCAATCCAGGCTCCACTGTCACAGTTGGTGTTATACCTCAGCCCAACCATGATGATGATCCAATATTTGAGAAGATGTATGTTTGTTTGGAGGGATGTAAAAAAGGATTTCTGGCTGGTTGCAGATCCCTCATAGGCTTGGATGGAGCTTTTCTGAAGACCCGGCATGGTGGTCAGATCCTGTTTGCTATTGACCAAGATGCAAACAACCATATATATGTGATTGCCTATGCAATTGTCCCTGTTGAGAACACTGAGACCTGGAGATG ttattaccTATTGGGTGTGCTTCAACATGTTGTTTATAAACTTGGCTGCTGTCTATACATGCTGAATTATTTCTGGGTTGATAATATGCTGCATAATGTTCTGTTT GGCCTTATAAATGCAGTTAAGGAGGTTTTTCCAGATGTCCATCACAGATTCTGTGTTTGGCATTTGTGGAAGAACTTCAATAAGCAATGGAAGGATCTCCATCTTGGAGGGCTACTATGGGATTGTGCAAGGTGTACTAGCCAAGATGGATTTCTTGAAATCATCAAAAAGATTGAAAGGGTTAATAAGGAAGCCTGGGAGTATTTGAACATGTGGCCTAGAGACTCTTGGAGATGGGCATTCTTCAGTAATGCACCTAAAATAGACAACATCTGCAACAATGCCTGTGAAGTCTTCAACTCTAGGATCAAAGATGCTAGAACTAAGCCTGTTATCACACTCTTGGAATAA
- the LOC140174699 gene encoding uncharacterized protein: MTTAMDMVNKINLEKEAWNLKVRVIRLWTVPTFTGQLLPNSMEMILVDESGCKIQATVQKTMICRFKQLLSEGRVYVIKLFSVVPNQGSYRATRHQFKLIVQFRTTVRDAICDFIPKSTLTISPFTEILETKEDSDFLVVLFLCDL, encoded by the exons ATGACAACTGCCATGGATATGGTTAATAAGATTAATCTTGAGAAGGAAGCATGGAATCTCAAAGTTAGGGTGATTAGGCTTTGGACTGTTCCTACTTTCACTGGTCAGCTTCTCCCAAATTCCATGGAGATGATTTTGGTTGATGAATCT GGGTGCAAGATACAAGCTACTGTTCAGAAGACTATGATTTGTAGGTTTAAACAACTTCTCTCCGAGGGTCGAGTATATGTAATAAAGCTCTTCTCTGTTGTGCCAAACCAAGGATCTTATAGGGCCACTAGGCATCAGTTTAAGTTGATTGTCCAATTCAGGACCACTGTCAGGGATGCTATCTGCGATTTTATTCCAAAATCTACTCTTACAATCTCTCCATTCACTGAAATTTTGGAAACCAAAGAGGATTCCGATTTCTTAGTTG TCTTGTTTCTTTGTGATTTGTAG
- the LOC112706870 gene encoding histone deacetylase HDT1 isoform X2, translating into MEFWGAEVKVGEIVKVDNKESDVCIHLSQVALGESKKDKSSEPVVVYLKVGEQKFVVGTLNKEKFPQIALDLVVEKEFELSHTSKNASVHFCGYKTPVADEYPLYDSSDEDHPLPVAQNGKTEVKVEEVKVSQSKKPDAQAGASKQVKVVEPKKTEDSDDESDEDDEIDSSDEEMEDGESDEEGESDEDDDEEDTPPKKVDQGKKRQNESATKTPISNKKAKNATPEKTDAKKGGHTATPHPAKKGGKTPNSDGKDTPKSGGQFLCKSCNKNFNSETGLQQHSKAKHGQ; encoded by the exons ATGGAGTTTTGGG gtGCTGAGGTTAAGGTTGGTGAGATTGTTAAAGTAGACAACAAGGAATCTGATGTCTGCATACACCTTTCTCAG GTTGCTCTTGGTGAGTCCAAGAAGGACAAATCCAGTGAGCCTGTGGTTGTTTATTTGAAAGTTGGAGAACAGAAATTTGTTGTGGGAACCCTTAACAAGGAGAAGTTTCCTCAAATTGCTCTTGATTTGGTTGTTGAGAAGGAGTTTGAGCTTTCCCACACTTCCAAGAACGCCAGTGTCCACTTTTGTGGATACAAGACACCTGTCGCTGATGAATATCCTTTAT ACGATAGTAGTGATGAGGATCATCCATTGCCAGTTGCACAAAATG GAAAAACTGAAGTAAAAGTTGAGGAAGTAAAGGTTTCTCAATCTAAAAAACCTGATGCTCAGGCTGGTGCATCAAAACAAGTAAAGGTAGTTGAACCAAAGAAAACAGAGGATTCAGACGATGAATCTGATGAGGATGATGAAATTGACAGTTCAGATGAAGAG ATGGAGGATGGCGAGAGTGATGAGGAGGGTGAaagtgatgaagatgatgatgaggaagatacCCCACCCAAGAAG gtGGACCAAGGAAAGAAGAGGCAAAATGAATCCGCGACAAAAACTCCTATTTCTAACAAGAAAGCAAAAAATGCTACCCCTGAAAAGACCG ATGCTAAGAAAGGTGGCCATACAGCAACTCCTCACCCAGCAAAGAAGGGTGGAAAGACTCCAAACAGTGATGGCAAGGACACTCCCAAGTCTGGTGGACAATTCCTCTGCAAAAGTTGCAACAA GAATTTCAATTCTGAAACTGGTCTCCAACAACATAGCAAGGCTAAGCATGGTCAGTGA
- the LOC112706869 gene encoding glucomannan 4-beta-mannosyltransferase 2 → MDMEGAEGVKVFIPESIQGVSNHLAGQIQMIWEVVKAPLIVPLLKLSVYISLAMALMLFIERLYMGIVIILVKLFWKKPEKRYNYEPIQDDVELGSSNFPVVLIQIPMFNEREVYKVSIGAACNLSWPADRLVIQVLDDSTDPVVKQMVEMECQRWASKGINITYQIRENRTGYKAGALKEGLKRSYVKHCEYVAIFDADFRPEPDFLRRAVPFLIGNPDIALVQARWRFVNADECLLTRMQEMSLDYHFTVEQEVGSATHAFFGFNGTAGIWRIGAINEAGGWKDRTTVEDMDLAVRASLRGWKFVYLGDLQAKSELPSTLRAFRFQQHRWSCGPANLFRKMVMEIVRNKKVRFWKKVYVIYSFFFVRKIIAHMVTFFFYCVVLPLTILVPEVHVPIWGAVYIPSIITILNSVGTPRSIHLLFYWILFENVMSLHRTKATFIGLLEAGRANEWVVTEKLGDSVNNKNKDASKNKANNNAIKAPVKKPRSKFFERLNTLELGFAAFLFFCGCYDFVHGKNNYFVYLFLQTITFSIVGFGYVGTIV, encoded by the exons ATGGATATGGAGGGAGCAGAAGGAGTGAAGGTATTCATACCAGAGTCAATCCAGGGTGTGAGTAACCACTTGGCGGGGCAGATTCAGATGATATGGGAGGTTGTGAAGGCGCCATTGATAGTACCACTGTTGAAGCTTTCCGTCTACATTTCCTTAGCAATGGCGCTCATGCTTTTCATCGAGAGGCTCTACATGGGCATTGTCATCATCCTCGTCAAGCTCTTCTGGAAGAAACCAGAAAAACGCTACAATTACGAGCCCATCCAAGACGATGTCGAGCTTGGCAGCTCTAACTTCCCAGTCGTCCTCATCCAAATCCCAATGTTCAACGAGAGAGag GTTTACAAGGTTTCCATTGGAGCAGCTTGTAATCTTTCTTGGCCTGCTGACCGTCTCGTGATCCAAGTCCTGGATGATTCTACGGATCCCGTGGTTAAG CAAATGGTGGAGATGGAATGTCAGAGATGGGCGAGCAAAGGGATAAACATAACGTACCAAATCAGAGAGAACAGAACGGGGTACAAAGCGGGTGCACTCAAAGAAGGTCTAAAACGTAGCTACGTCAAGCACTGTGAGTACGTGGCAATCTTCGATGCTGATTTCAGGCCTGAGCCTGATTTCCTCCGTAGAGCCGTTCCTTTCTTGATTGGCAACCCTGACATCGCTCTTGTTCAAGCTCGCTGGAGATttg TGAATGCTGACGAGTGTTTGCTGACAAGAATGCAAGAGATGTCCCTTGATTACCATTTCACAGTGGAGCAAGAAGTTGGATCAGCCACTCATGCTTTCTTTGGTTTCAATG GGACAGCAGGTATTTGGAGAATTGGTGCAATCAATGAAGCAGGAGGGTGGAAAGACAGAACAACAGTGGAGGACATGGATCTTGCTGTTCGTGCTAGTCTTAGGGGATGGAAATTTGTCTACCTTGGAGACCTCCAG gcCAAAAGTGAGCTTCCAAGTACTCTGAGGGCCTTCAGGTTCCAGCAACACAGATGGTCTTGTGGTCCTGCTAATCTGTTCCGCAAAATGGTGATGGAGATTGTAAGGAACAAG AAAGTGAGATTTTGGAAGAAAGTGTACGTTATATACAGCTTCTTCTTTGTTAGAAAGATCATAGCTCACATGGTCACATTCTTCTTCTACTGTGTTGTGCTTCCACTCACAATCTTGGTCCCTGAGGTTCATGTTCCAATCTGGGGTGCTGTTTATATCCCTTCCATCATCACCATCCTCAATTCAGTTGGAACACCAAG GTCAATTCACCTGTTGTTCTACTGGATCCTTTTTGAGAATGTGATGTCATTGCATCGAACAAAAGCAACATTCATAGGTCTGTTAGAAGCTGGGAGAGCCAATGAGTGGGTTGTTACTGAGAAACTTGGTGATTCTGTCAATAACAAGAACAAAGATGCTTCCAAGAACAAAGCCAATAATAATGCCATCAAAGCACCAGTCAAGAAACCAAGATCCAAGTTTTTCGAAAG ACTTAACACGTTGGAGCTTGGATTTGCTGCATTCCTCTTCTTCTGTGGATGCTATGACTTTGTGCATGGAAAGAACAACTACTTTGTGTACCTATTCCTTCAGACCATAACCTTCTCAATTGTTGGATTTGGCTACGTTGGTACCATTGTCTAA